The stretch of DNA GCTCCACCGGCTGGAGGCCGACATCCAGCCGGGCAACAAGGCGTCCCTGGCCATGGCTCAACGTCTGGGCTTCAAGTACGAAGGCCTTTCGGAGGACTATCTGTTCATCGACGGGGCGTGGCGCGACCACGAGCGGTGGTCGATCACGGCCCCGAAGCCCTGGACGCCCGACCCGTCGCTGCCCGAGGTCTGAGGCGTGCCGGCGGTCTGACGTCCCGTCGTTTCAGCACGGTTCGGTCACGAAAATCCGCCACGCCCTTCCGAGTGATCGTCGTCGGTGCCTCCCGCTTTCGCCGACGATGCCGTGACCTGCACTTTAAGTGCGTTCGCGCAGGCCACGACTGGTCGGATCACTGGTTGACAGGAGTCCCTGCAGTCCGCGTAGCGTGGGTGACCACGTCCACCGGCCGCACGCGTCGCACGGTGGTCCTGTCTGGCCGCGGTGCGATCCGGCGCCGGGGCGTCGGAACGGGGGCACGGCGGCGGTTGCGGCGAACGATGGTGGGTCTTCACCGGGAACCCGGCGGATCCAGTAGACAACGGCGTGCGGGACTCGCAACCAACGGGTCCGCAGCCGGTCCGAAGGGTGCCGCCGGGTTTTCGCGTGGACTGCGGGCGCCCGGAACCGGGCACCCCGCACCGGCGGCGCGCCGCCGGCGGCTTCGAGCTGGTGAACCCGCCCTCATGCTCACCGCCGAAGGTGTCCTGGGGCTTTCCGGCAGGTGAAGACTGTTTCCCGGCGCCGCCAATCTTGAGATCCTGGATTCACACCCTGCTCGTATAGGGTGCGCTCAACGTGTGTCCGCAGATCTTTTCTAGGGTGGGTCCCGCTGGTGGCGAACGTGGATGAGGCCGGTACCCGCCGGCGGCGGCGGTTCCGGTTCCGCCGGCCGAGCGCGCAGTCGGTGCGCCTGGCCGCTCTGGCGCTGTTCGCCGGGGCCGCGCTGAACCTGGCGTTCGCGCCGATCGGCTGGTGGCCGGTGGCGCCGCTGGCGGTGGCCGCGTTCTCGGCGCTGGTGTCGGGCAGGACTGGACGGCGCGGGATGCTCATCGGGTTCTGGTTCGGGACCGGCTTCTGCTGGGTCATGTTCCAGTGGCTGCGGGTCTTCGGGCCCGGGGCGCAGGAAGCGGTCGGCATCGTGGAGTCGCTCTACTTCATCCCGTTCGGGTGGGGCATGGCGCGGGTGTCGATGATGCGCTTCGCGCCGCTGTGGCAGGCGTGCCTGTGGGTCACCGAGGAGTACGGCCGCTCGCGCTGGCCCTTCGGCGGCTTCTCCTGGGGCCGGCTGGCGTTCTCCCAGCCGGACTCGCCGTTCACGCCGCTGGCCGCCGTCGGCGGGGCGCCGCTGGTGACCTTCGCGGTCGCGCTGTCCGGCGCGCTGCTGTGGCGCGCCGTGGTGGTGCTGCGGCGCGATCAGCGGGCCGGGATCAAATGGGTCGCCGCTCTGGTCGCCGGGGCGTTGGTGATCCCCGCCCTGGGCTTCGCCGTGCCGTTGCAGTCCCCGGACTCCGGTACGCCGGTGCGCATCGCGCTGATCCAGGGCAACGTGCCGCGCGTCGGGTTCGGGCGCGAGGAGCAGGAGGCCGCGGTCCTGGACAACCACGTCAAGGAGACCGAGGTCCTGGCCGCCGACATCCGCTCGGGCAAGGCGGTCAAGCCGGACCTGGTGGTCTGGCCGGAGAACGGCTCGGACATGGACCCCTACTCCGACCCGGGCGTGGCGGCGCAGATCCAGCAGGCCGTCGACGACGTCGGCGTCCCGGTGCTCATCGGCGCGGTGATCAACGCCAACGCGGCGGGGACCAACGTGCTGAACCGGCTGATCGTGTGGACCCCGGGCCCGACCGGCGGCATGGGCGCCACCTACGACAAGACCCACCTGGTGCCCTTCGGGGAGTACCTGCCCTTCCGCGGCATCCTGACCAAGATGATCAAGCGGTTCAACATGATCCCGCGCGACTTCGTGCCCGGCCACGGCAAGGGCGTGCTGACGCTAGGCGGGGTCACCGTCGCCGCGGTCATCTGCTTCGAGGTCGCCTACGACGACGTGGTCCGCAACGCGGTCAAGGGCGGCGGCCAGGTCCTGCTGGTCCCCAGCAACAACGCCTCCTACATGGGCACCGGCCAGACCTACCAGCAGCTGGCGATCGCCCGCTTCCGCGCCGTCGAGCACGGCCGCTGGACCATGGAGGCCGCCACCTCCGGGGTGTCGGCGGTCATCGACCCGCACGGCAGGATCCTGGCGCAGACCGGCGAGTACCAGGCGCGCTACCTGGACATGCAGGTCCACCGCAACACCGCGATCACCCTGGCCGACCGGGTCGGGGCCTGGCCGGAGTACGTCTTCGCGCTGCTCGGGCTGCTCGCCGCGATCGGTCTGGGCGGCGCGGCCACGACATGGCGGCGTACTCGGGCCCTGATCCCGGCTTTCAGAAGTCCAGCCGATACCCTGCCCGGTGCCCCGGACGGCGAGGCGGCCCCCGACGGGTCCGACACCGACGCCGGCCTCCAACCCGTCCAGACCCCTGCGAAAGGCCGAGCACGTTGACGAACCTGCGCGTCCTGGTGATCATCCCGACGTACAACGAGGCGGAGAACCTGCCCAAGATCGTCGCCCGGGTGCACACGGCTAATCCCGACGTGCACATCCTGGTCGCCGACGACAACTCCCCGGACGGCACCGGCAAGCTCGCCGACGAGCTCGCCGACGACGACGAGCGGATCAAGGTCCTGCACCGGGCCGGCAAGGAGGGCCTGGGCAAGGCCTACCTGGCCGGGTTCGC from Catenulispora sp. GP43 encodes:
- the lnt gene encoding apolipoprotein N-acyltransferase, encoding MANVDEAGTRRRRRFRFRRPSAQSVRLAALALFAGAALNLAFAPIGWWPVAPLAVAAFSALVSGRTGRRGMLIGFWFGTGFCWVMFQWLRVFGPGAQEAVGIVESLYFIPFGWGMARVSMMRFAPLWQACLWVTEEYGRSRWPFGGFSWGRLAFSQPDSPFTPLAAVGGAPLVTFAVALSGALLWRAVVVLRRDQRAGIKWVAALVAGALVIPALGFAVPLQSPDSGTPVRIALIQGNVPRVGFGREEQEAAVLDNHVKETEVLAADIRSGKAVKPDLVVWPENGSDMDPYSDPGVAAQIQQAVDDVGVPVLIGAVINANAAGTNVLNRLIVWTPGPTGGMGATYDKTHLVPFGEYLPFRGILTKMIKRFNMIPRDFVPGHGKGVLTLGGVTVAAVICFEVAYDDVVRNAVKGGGQVLLVPSNNASYMGTGQTYQQLAIARFRAVEHGRWTMEAATSGVSAVIDPHGRILAQTGEYQARYLDMQVHRNTAITLADRVGAWPEYVFALLGLLAAIGLGGAATTWRRTRALIPAFRSPADTLPGAPDGEAAPDGSDTDAGLQPVQTPAKGRAR